One Coffea eugenioides isolate CCC68of chromosome 2, Ceug_1.0, whole genome shotgun sequence genomic window, ACCACGGTAGGTCTAGGCGTTTCTCAAGACACGGGTTAAGCATGTTTAGGGGGTTTTCATGCAGTTTTACTGTGGTTGTATTTCTTACATGATTATTTTGCAATTACAAACGTTGCACACATGAATTTTATTCGAGCACAAAGGTACACTAACTTAATCTATGGAAACAATGGCGTAGATAAGAGCCCCCTAAATCTTGAAGAAATACAACAATCGCAATCAGCAGATTGGAATTCTAAAAATTAGAGGGtttgaattcaaaaaaaaaatttttgatgtCATTTTCGCTTTTTAAATTTCACCCGTCACCTActagaatgaaaaaaaaaaaacttcagtCAATTGCATCACACCTCTATCCTACCCACCTCATTCCGGCTTTTCTACATGCAGGATTATATATCAAAAGCCCACATCTGCAACAGCTTCGGAAGAGCAGCAGGCGTAGGCTAGAACATAGAGTGTAGTCTATTGCCCCTCAAGCCGACAAAAGGAGTTAAATAAAGGAGTTTAGACTCAGAAATCAACAACGCGATGGAACAAACAGGCTATTTTGAACAAGAGCGCTGGAAGCCTTCCAACAAGCACAGCCCTTTCCCAATTCCGAAGAGAAAGAGGCGCAACAATGCTAAGAGGTTCAGTGATGAACAAGTGAAGTCACTTGAGTCCATGTTTAATCGGGAGGCAAAGCTTGAACCAATGAACAAGATGCAGCTGGCAAAAGATCTAGGCCTGCAGCCGCGCCAGGTATCAATCTGGTTTCAGAACAAAAGGGCGAGATGGAAATCAAAGAAACTAGAGCAAGAATATAGAGTACTAAAAGCGAATTTCGATGCTCTATGCCACCAATTTGAAGCcttgaagaaagaaaatgagtcTTTGCTTGAGCAGGTATCTAAGTATCTACAACCGGTTCTCCTTAATTTAAGAGTCGTTACTTCAATGTTATCTATTCTATTTCTTGTTCCTTTACTTTCTTGTTCCTGCTCTCTTACAGTTGCACACACTAAATGGTCTGCTGGAAAACTCCAATAAGAAGCAGAGCAGTAGCAAGGATTCAAATGAAAATGCAGAGCATACAGCTCCACCAAAAAGAGACCAGCATCCTGAGCGCAGAGAAGATGATGAGAGGACAACAAAGGTGAATGTTGATGGGGTAGGCGTAAATGAACACTTTGGAAAGGAAGACCAAGCAAATTTTGATATCTTGACTGAACAAGGAGAGAGTACATCTGCATCACGAAAGCCATGGTGCAATCTTGTCTCAGATGGGCTCTTGGATGAATCATGTTGCCCTTCAAGTTGGTGGGATTTCTCAGATGGCCTTTGCTAATAATGAAAGAAGACAGAATGGAGATACCAGAAAATCCGGTGCATATGCCTCCAGAACTTTAAAAGCCTAAGGTATCTGGCACTTGCCATGGAAAAGAATTTTCGGGGCTTAGCCTGATCAGTATCTCGCTATCCATCCTCAAAGTTGGTTTGGTAGAATTCCATGAGAAAGAGACAGCCGGAAGGAGAAAAAGTGTACTGGAATGGCTTGGAGACAATTCGGTTTATCGAGATCAGTATGAGCCCGGAT contains:
- the LOC113763219 gene encoding homeobox-leucine zipper protein ATHB-12-like, whose protein sequence is MEQTGYFEQERWKPSNKHSPFPIPKRKRRNNAKRFSDEQVKSLESMFNREAKLEPMNKMQLAKDLGLQPRQVSIWFQNKRARWKSKKLEQEYRVLKANFDALCHQFEALKKENESLLEQLHTLNGLLENSNKKQSSSKDSNENAEHTAPPKRDQHPERREDDERTTKVNVDGVGVNEHFGKEDQANFDILTEQGESTSASRKPWCNLVSDGLLDESCCPSSWWDFSDGLC